A region of the Gemmatimonadota bacterium genome:
GTCCCGCTCGCCATCGCACGCTGATAGAGCGCCTGCAGGCGTTCGCGTGTTACAGGGTCCATGCGTCCTCCGCGCAGGTCATGCCATCGGCCGCCAGCTCCGTGCGCAGGTCGGCCAGTCCGCGATACAGCAGGTTGCGCGTGTTGACCGTCGTCCAGCCGAAGGTCGCGGCAATCTCGTCGGGTTTGTAACCCGCCAGGTACATGCGCACCACCGGGCGGCGTGACGCCATCACGCGCTCGAGGGCACGCGCCACGCGTGTGGCCAGCTCCGCCTCGCCTAACGTATCCTCGATGGATGGTGCCTGCATGGCATCGGTAGTGAGGCTGCCCTCGTCCCCCGCCGGCCGCTCCAACGCCACTTCCCGCTTG
Encoded here:
- a CDS encoding sigma-70 family RNA polymerase sigma factor gives rise to the protein MAAPPDRLSSSLERVLNRFAERVRLVGSRYRLHGDDLDELFQQVRIRLWQAQRDADTIEAAPASYVYRTAVTAALDLIRRRQAKREVALERPAGDEGSLTTDAMQAPSIEDTLGEAELATRVARALERVMASRRPVVRMYLAGYKPDEIAATFGWTTVNTRNLLYRGLADLRTELAADGMTCAEDAWTL